The following proteins come from a genomic window of Longimicrobiales bacterium:
- a CDS encoding amidohydrolase family protein has product MSRLSSRYASRIAAFALGSALISAPAFAQGPPGGGPGGPNAREKPLPLEAKRTAEFTATTATWMSLDVSPDGSTIVFDLLGDIYRMPIEGGRATRLTSGIAFDAQPRFSPDGEKIVFVSDRSGGDNVWTLSLDMRDTTQVTLGNNALYTSPDWSPDGNFIVVSRSGGLGGAAKLQLHHVDGRSPIPLIRAPATLKTLGAAWSPDGRYIWYAGRNGDWQYNALFPQFQLYRYDRQTGASTLMSSRYGSAFRPALSPDGKWLVYGTREGAQTGLRLRDLATGDEEWLAYPVQRDELESRAPLDVLPGYSFTPDSRFVVVSYGGEIWRVPVDRSPAAKIAFEADVKLDIGPEVKFAYAIETDENLIAKQIRNPTTSPDGRRVAFTAFDRLWLQDIAIDDLGKVTLQGTPRRVTTAEVGEYQPAWSPDGRSLAFVTWGDGDGGHIMRVATTGNARPTQLTRAAALYTNLAWTPDGSRIVATRSAARDLKEGVASGFFPTLGGQFVWLPASGGDLTVIAPSGSRDVAHFRADDPDRIYAYSPMEGLVSFRWDGTDAKSHLRVAGTPSMGGTPHDDEHLVLPRRVFPFAKPELTLVNDGMEPSMPGPPAGLVMMAPRGDYAFAQVGNDIYAIMIPQIGGAAPVVSVGSVNSPPVPMRKLTDIGGEFPSWSADGERVHWAIGNALVTYDIGRALAVEDSVERFEQAQKDSAHYARTVIDSLKAVRARADSVKKESGAVPDSLQARINALRADSVKVRADSLIARVDSMRLKADSLLARAEAIRLGQDTIEADTTKGYKPHETRITVTTARDMPRGTIVLRGGRVLTMKEHEIIENADVLVRDNRIIAVGPRGEVEIPADAHVIDVSGKTLIPGFVDTHYHAQWLVPEIHPGQAWQYLTSLAYGVTTTRDPQTASTDILSYADRVDAGGMVGPRIYSTGPGVFSGENVRNLEHAKTILRRYAEYYDTKTLKMYMTGNRQQRQWIIQAAKELELMPTTEGGLDFKLDLTHALDGYPGIEHNLPIAPIFMDVVELFKASQTTNSPTLLVSYGGPFGENYYYSRENVHDDPKMQRFMPEAALDARSRRRGPGAGGSPGQAGWFLEEEYIFPQHAEFTKKLIENGARAAVGSHGQLQGVGYHWELWSMASGGLSAHDALRAATIYGAEAIGFGADIGSIEAGKLADILVLDADPLADLRNTTSLRYVMKNGRVYDAATLDEVWPRQKPLPAQYWRSEAPNGVRAGVR; this is encoded by the coding sequence ATGAGCCGCCTCAGCAGCCGCTACGCCAGCAGGATCGCCGCCTTCGCTCTCGGCAGCGCACTCATATCCGCTCCGGCATTCGCGCAGGGTCCGCCGGGAGGCGGGCCGGGCGGACCGAATGCGCGGGAGAAGCCACTGCCGCTGGAGGCGAAGCGCACGGCCGAGTTCACGGCGACGACCGCAACGTGGATGTCACTCGACGTGAGCCCGGACGGCAGCACGATCGTCTTCGACCTTCTCGGCGACATCTACCGCATGCCGATCGAGGGCGGCCGCGCGACGCGACTGACGAGCGGCATCGCGTTCGACGCGCAGCCGCGCTTCAGCCCGGACGGCGAGAAGATCGTGTTCGTGTCCGACCGCAGCGGCGGCGACAATGTGTGGACACTGTCGCTCGACATGCGTGACACGACACAGGTGACGCTGGGTAACAATGCGCTGTACACGTCACCGGACTGGTCGCCGGACGGGAACTTCATCGTCGTCAGCCGCTCCGGCGGCCTGGGCGGTGCGGCCAAGCTGCAGCTCCATCACGTGGACGGCCGCAGCCCCATCCCGCTCATCCGCGCACCCGCGACGCTCAAGACGCTCGGCGCCGCGTGGAGCCCGGACGGACGCTACATCTGGTATGCGGGCCGCAACGGCGACTGGCAGTACAATGCGTTGTTCCCGCAGTTCCAGCTGTACCGCTACGACCGTCAGACGGGCGCGTCGACCCTGATGTCGTCACGTTACGGCTCCGCCTTCCGGCCGGCGCTGTCACCCGATGGCAAGTGGCTGGTGTACGGCACGCGTGAGGGCGCACAGACCGGTCTGCGCCTGCGCGACCTCGCAACCGGCGATGAGGAGTGGCTCGCCTACCCCGTACAGCGCGACGAGCTCGAGTCGCGCGCGCCGCTCGACGTGCTGCCCGGCTACAGCTTCACGCCCGACTCGCGGTTCGTCGTCGTGTCGTACGGCGGCGAGATCTGGCGCGTGCCGGTCGACCGCAGTCCAGCCGCGAAGATCGCGTTCGAGGCGGATGTGAAGCTCGATATCGGTCCCGAGGTGAAGTTCGCATATGCAATCGAGACTGACGAGAATCTCATCGCGAAGCAGATCCGCAATCCGACGACATCGCCGGACGGCAGGCGCGTCGCATTCACCGCGTTCGACCGGCTGTGGCTCCAGGACATCGCGATCGATGACCTCGGCAAGGTCACGCTGCAGGGCACACCGCGCCGCGTGACGACCGCCGAGGTCGGTGAATACCAGCCGGCGTGGTCGCCGGACGGGCGCTCGCTTGCATTCGTTACCTGGGGCGATGGCGACGGCGGCCACATCATGCGGGTCGCGACCACCGGCAACGCGCGGCCGACACAGCTGACGCGTGCCGCGGCACTCTACACCAATCTGGCCTGGACGCCCGACGGCTCGCGCATCGTCGCAACCCGCTCGGCCGCGCGCGACCTGAAGGAAGGCGTCGCAAGCGGATTCTTCCCGACGCTCGGCGGACAGTTCGTATGGCTACCGGCGTCCGGCGGCGACCTGACCGTCATCGCGCCGTCCGGCAGCCGCGATGTCGCCCATTTCCGCGCGGACGATCCCGACCGGATCTACGCGTACAGCCCGATGGAAGGCCTGGTGTCGTTCCGCTGGGACGGCACGGACGCGAAGTCCCATCTGCGGGTCGCCGGCACACCGTCCATGGGCGGCACGCCGCACGATGATGAGCACCTGGTCCTGCCGCGGCGCGTGTTCCCGTTCGCGAAGCCGGAGCTGACGCTCGTCAATGACGGCATGGAACCCTCCATGCCGGGCCCGCCCGCGGGTCTCGTGATGATGGCGCCGCGCGGCGACTACGCGTTCGCGCAGGTCGGCAACGACATCTACGCGATCATGATCCCGCAGATCGGCGGCGCCGCTCCGGTCGTGAGCGTCGGCAGCGTCAACAGTCCGCCCGTGCCGATGCGCAAGCTCACCGACATCGGTGGCGAGTTTCCGTCATGGAGCGCGGATGGTGAGCGCGTGCACTGGGCGATCGGAAATGCACTCGTCACGTACGACATCGGCCGCGCACTCGCGGTCGAGGACAGCGTCGAGCGGTTCGAGCAGGCGCAGAAGGACAGCGCACACTACGCCCGTACCGTGATCGACAGCCTCAAGGCCGTGCGTGCACGTGCGGACAGTGTGAAGAAGGAGTCCGGCGCGGTTCCCGATTCACTCCAGGCACGGATCAACGCCTTGCGCGCGGACTCCGTGAAGGTGCGCGCCGATTCACTGATCGCACGCGTGGACTCGATGCGGCTGAAAGCGGACTCGCTGCTCGCCCGTGCCGAGGCCATCCGCCTCGGCCAGGACACCATTGAGGCCGACACGACGAAGGGCTACAAACCGCACGAGACGCGCATTACCGTCACTACCGCGCGCGACATGCCGCGCGGCACCATCGTGCTGAGAGGCGGTCGCGTGCTCACGATGAAGGAGCACGAGATCATCGAGAACGCCGACGTGCTCGTGCGGGACAACCGCATCATTGCCGTCGGACCGCGCGGCGAGGTGGAGATACCGGCTGATGCCCACGTGATCGATGTCTCGGGGAAGACGCTGATCCCCGGATTCGTCGACACACACTACCACGCGCAGTGGCTCGTCCCGGAGATCCATCCGGGACAGGCGTGGCAGTACCTCACCAGCCTCGCCTACGGTGTCACCACCACGCGTGACCCGCAGACGGCCTCAACGGACATCCTGAGCTACGCCGATCGCGTGGACGCCGGCGGCATGGTAGGGCCGCGCATCTACTCCACCGGACCCGGCGTGTTCAGCGGTGAGAACGTGCGTAACCTCGAGCACGCGAAGACCATCCTCAGGCGCTATGCCGAGTATTACGACACGAAGACGCTCAAGATGTACATGACCGGCAACCGGCAGCAGCGGCAGTGGATCATCCAGGCCGCGAAGGAGCTGGAGCTGATGCCGACCACTGAGGGCGGTCTCGACTTCAAGCTCGATCTCACGCACGCGCTCGATGGCTATCCCGGCATCGAGCACAACCTGCCGATCGCGCCCATCTTCATGGACGTCGTCGAGCTGTTCAAGGCGTCCCAGACGACGAACAGCCCGACGCTGCTCGTCTCCTACGGCGGGCCGTTCGGGGAGAATTACTACTACTCCCGCGAGAACGTGCACGACGACCCGAAGATGCAGCGATTCATGCCGGAGGCCGCACTCGATGCGCGCAGCCGGCGGCGCGGTCCCGGCGCGGGTGGGAGCCCCGGTCAGGCCGGCTGGTTCCTCGAGGAGGAATACATCTTCCCGCAGCACGCGGAGTTCACGAAGAAGCTCATCGAGAATGGCGCCCGCGCCGCCGTCGGCAGTCACGGCCAGCTCCAGGGCGTCGGCTACCACTGGGAGCTCTGGTCCATGGCATCGGGCGGCCTGTCCGCCCACGATGCACTCCGCGCCGCGACGATCTACGGCGCCGAGGCGATCGGATTCGGCGCCGACATCGGCTCGATCGAGGCCGGCAAGCTCGCGGACATCCTGGTCCTCGACGCGGACCCGCTCGCCGACCTGCGCAATACGACCAGCCTGCGGTACGTGATGAAGAACGGGCGGGTCTACGACGCTGCGACGCTGGACGAGGTCTGGCCGCGCCAGAAGCCGCTTCCGGCGCAGTACTGGCGTAGCGAGGCGCCGAACGGAGTACGCGCCGGCGTCCGATAG
- a CDS encoding (2Fe-2S)-binding protein, which produces MEVTLHVNGNAHTVDVPDDMPLLWVLRDVLDLKGTKFGCGVAQCGACTVHVNGSPTRSCITRVSAVDGAQIRTIEGLSPDGTHALQRAWMELDVPQCGYCQAGQLMSAAALLERTPVPTDDDIDTAMNGNLCRCTTYLRIRRAIHHAASLQTQATPVGAGARQGDTGETP; this is translated from the coding sequence ATGGAAGTCACGCTTCATGTGAATGGCAACGCGCACACGGTCGACGTTCCGGACGACATGCCGCTCCTGTGGGTGCTGCGCGACGTCCTGGACCTGAAGGGCACGAAGTTCGGCTGCGGTGTGGCGCAGTGCGGTGCCTGCACGGTGCATGTGAACGGTTCGCCCACACGCTCCTGCATCACGCGCGTGTCCGCTGTGGACGGTGCGCAGATCCGCACGATCGAGGGGCTTTCGCCGGACGGTACCCATGCGCTGCAGCGCGCGTGGATGGAGCTGGACGTGCCGCAGTGCGGGTACTGCCAGGCCGGCCAGCTGATGTCGGCCGCCGCGCTGCTTGAGCGCACGCCGGTCCCGACCGACGATGACATCGATACCGCCATGAACGGCAATCTCTGCCGTTGCACGACCTACCTGCGCATCCGCAGGGCGATCCATCACGCGGCGTCGCTTCAGACGCAGGCGACGCCGGTGGGCGCAGGCGCACGACAGGGTGACACCGGGGAGACGCCATGA
- a CDS encoding molybdopterin cofactor-binding domain-containing protein, which translates to MSTTISRRRFLGATIVAGGGLLLGFRLSPAGATEPLFDAITNEFVPNAWIRITPDNVITLIAQNPEIGQGVKAMLPMLIADELDAEWSRVRIEQGGYDPEKFTGQFAGGSNATPSHWLPMRRVGAAARAMLVTAAARSWGVPESECETRDSAVHHRTTGRSRTYGELGTEAAQVPPPDLETVPLKDPTEFRIIGTNVRNVDNLAIVTGRPLYGIDLTLPGMLHAVYVKCPVFGGTVAGANLDEVRALPGVRHAFVLEGGTALNGLLGGVAILADTWWQANSARRTLVVEWNEGETAAQSSEAFARQAAALSQQPPERSLRTDGDVTAALGTAAHTVSAEYHYPFISHAPLEPQNCTAHYRDGKLEIWAPSQTPQSGMRLVSTTLGIDESDITIHLMRIGGGFGRRLANDYMVEAAAIAREVDVPVKLLWTREDDMQHDFYRPAGWHYLTGGVDGNGRLVAWRDHFVSFGAGERFASSAGIQPTEFPARFVPNFALDVSLMQSGVPTGALRAPGSNGLCFVMQGFINELAHAAGVDPVQFRLDLLSQVHDTDGWDADRMRGVLELVAEKSGWGSRRLPRGTGMGVAFHFSHRGYFAEVVQATVSRDGELKVDKVWVAGDVGSQIINPLNAEHNVQGAALDGIAEALGQEITIENGRTVQSNFHNFPLLRLTQAPPEVEVHFRVTDNPPTGLGEPALPPVIPALCAAIFEATGRRIRSLPLSKHDLSWT; encoded by the coding sequence ATGAGTACGACGATCAGCCGACGCCGCTTTCTCGGAGCGACGATCGTTGCCGGCGGCGGACTCCTGCTCGGCTTCAGACTCAGTCCTGCGGGTGCGACGGAGCCGCTGTTCGACGCGATCACGAACGAATTCGTGCCGAACGCGTGGATCCGGATCACGCCGGACAACGTCATCACGCTGATTGCGCAGAATCCGGAGATAGGGCAAGGCGTCAAGGCGATGCTACCGATGCTGATCGCCGATGAGCTGGACGCCGAGTGGAGCCGCGTTCGCATCGAGCAGGGCGGCTACGACCCGGAGAAGTTCACCGGTCAGTTCGCGGGCGGCAGCAACGCGACTCCGTCGCACTGGCTGCCGATGCGGCGCGTCGGCGCCGCGGCGCGTGCCATGCTCGTCACCGCCGCGGCACGCTCGTGGGGTGTGCCCGAATCCGAATGCGAGACGCGCGACAGTGCGGTGCATCATCGCACGACCGGCCGGTCGCGCACGTATGGCGAGCTCGGCACCGAAGCCGCGCAGGTGCCGCCGCCCGATCTCGAGACGGTGCCACTCAAGGATCCGACCGAATTCCGCATCATCGGCACGAACGTCCGTAACGTCGACAATCTCGCGATCGTTACGGGCCGGCCGCTCTATGGCATCGACCTGACGCTGCCGGGGATGCTGCACGCCGTGTATGTGAAGTGCCCTGTATTCGGTGGCACCGTCGCGGGCGCGAACCTGGACGAGGTCCGTGCGCTGCCGGGAGTGCGTCATGCGTTCGTGCTGGAGGGCGGTACTGCTCTGAACGGTCTGCTCGGCGGTGTCGCGATCCTGGCTGACACGTGGTGGCAGGCGAACTCCGCGCGGCGGACGCTCGTGGTGGAATGGAACGAGGGTGAAACGGCGGCGCAGAGCAGCGAGGCCTTCGCGCGACAGGCGGCCGCCCTGTCACAGCAGCCCCCGGAACGCAGTCTCCGGACTGATGGTGACGTGACGGCCGCACTTGGTACTGCCGCGCACACCGTGAGTGCGGAATATCACTACCCGTTCATCTCGCATGCGCCGCTCGAGCCACAGAACTGCACCGCGCATTACCGCGACGGCAAGCTCGAGATCTGGGCGCCGTCCCAGACGCCGCAGAGCGGCATGCGGCTGGTGTCCACCACGCTCGGCATCGACGAAAGCGACATCACGATCCATCTCATGCGCATCGGCGGCGGATTCGGGCGCCGGCTCGCGAACGATTACATGGTCGAGGCTGCCGCGATCGCGCGCGAGGTCGACGTACCGGTCAAGCTGCTGTGGACACGCGAGGACGACATGCAGCACGACTTCTACCGGCCGGCCGGCTGGCACTACCTGACCGGCGGCGTGGACGGGAACGGCCGGCTGGTCGCGTGGCGCGACCACTTCGTGTCTTTCGGCGCGGGTGAACGGTTTGCGTCGAGCGCGGGTATCCAGCCGACGGAGTTCCCGGCGCGCTTCGTGCCCAACTTCGCGCTCGATGTGTCGCTCATGCAGTCCGGTGTCCCGACCGGCGCACTGCGCGCGCCTGGCAGCAACGGCCTGTGTTTCGTCATGCAGGGCTTCATCAACGAGCTGGCGCACGCGGCCGGTGTCGATCCCGTCCAGTTCCGGCTCGACCTGCTGTCGCAGGTACACGATACGGATGGCTGGGACGCCGACCGCATGCGCGGCGTGCTCGAGCTGGTGGCAGAGAAATCCGGCTGGGGCTCACGCCGGCTGCCGCGCGGCACGGGGATGGGTGTGGCGTTCCATTTCAGCCATCGCGGCTATTTCGCCGAGGTCGTCCAGGCGACCGTGAGCCGGGACGGCGAGCTCAAGGTGGACAAGGTGTGGGTCGCCGGCGATGTCGGCAGCCAGATCATCAATCCCCTGAATGCGGAGCACAACGTGCAGGGAGCCGCCCTGGACGGCATCGCGGAAGCGCTCGGCCAGGAGATCACCATCGAGAACGGGCGCACAGTGCAGAGCAACTTCCACAATTTCCCGCTGCTGCGGCTGACCCAGGCGCCGCCGGAAGTAGAGGTGCATTTCCGCGTGACCGACAATCCGCCCACGGGCCTCGGCGAACCGGCACTGCCGCCGGTGATTCCGGCTCTGTGTGCGGCGATATTCGAAGCGACGGGCAGACGAATCCGCTCGCTGCCGCTGTCGAAGCACGACCTGAGCTGGACGTGA